A segment of the Salmo trutta chromosome 3, fSalTru1.1, whole genome shotgun sequence genome:
CGGTGCTTACCAGTCCACCCTGGCAGACACTGGCACTGCCCGCTGGCACCCTGGCAGCCGTCTGCGTTTAGGCAGTCACACCTCTTCAGGCAGCCTGGCCCGAACGTGCCCATCTGTACAGCAAACACATGCCAACCACGAAAGCATCGTCAAGGGAATCCCTGAACCATTTGGCCAGCACAGTCAGAGTCAAGCAAACTGTACTTTGGCAAGATACACTGTAAATACATCATAGTTGGCAGATTATCCTCATTGAAGGAAAGGAGGACTGAAGATAAGGGGTAGTCCAGAATATAGGCTTATGGATGCACAGAATGAGCTACAGTAAAGAAATAAAGACAGTGATTATATTATGAGTAACATTACTAATCTATGCATTGAAAAAAAATCACATCAGGCCTATGTTATGTTAAGATTATGTTACCTTTTAACAAACGTTATAGCTACAGTATTATACTGGCACTTACGGGGCATGGTTGGTCGCACAGGGGCCCCTGCCAGCCTGGAGAGCAAGTGCAGGATCCGTCTGCTGGGTTACACAAAGCCCCATTGGCGCAGTGGCACGTGGCGTTGCAACCCGGGCCCCAGGTGCCCTTAGAACAGGGTATGGAGCAGTACCGCCCTCGCcagcctggagagagacagagagggacatttTGTAAAGGAATCATACAGGTCTGTGTCTGTCAGCCTGTATGTTTGTCTAAGCGTCTTTCTGTAAAGAGGAGCAACCATTTTGGAACAAAACACAGGTCTGCTTCTGATACCTATAGATTCAAACGGTATCGCGGTAGTTCagcgttacagcgtgattgaactttaaaggcaatgttcccacgttagcggtgactgcattcacggtaaacgctgcatatgtcggctcaaaaGGAAATCCCGTTTAAATTTAGATTGcccaatctgtaacgcttcagcgacACAGATGGAATCGCGCCCTAACTGACTGGTTCATACAATAAGGTAGCCACAGACATACTCACACCGTTGATATTATGACTATTCTCTCTCAGTCAGACTGTCTCTTATCAGTGACTCACCCTCTTTACAGAAGCAGATCCCATCAATGGGAGAGCAGTCCACTGAGTTGGAGCAGGAGCACTCCAGAGAACAGTTCTTCCCATAGGTACCACTCTTACAGGGACTCTCACAGTGAACACCCTACGCAACAGACATAAGCAGGTTATAACAGCTCACAACAACAGAAAAGCAGAATATATGCAATATGAATATACATTTCTGCATGCATGTTTATTATCTCAAGGAAATAACCCAAATAAATGTTACTTTAGTTATTGTCGGTGCCATCCCGTGCCCCATTCAGTGTTTCCTGTCCTAATCACTCACCGTGTACCCAGGGGCACAGTGGCAGCGCCCGctcacactgtcacacacccCTCCGTTGACACACAGGCAGGGCTCCAGGCAACCATGTCCGTAGTAACCACGGGCGCAGGTCTCGTTGCAGTAAAGCCCCGCCCAGCCTGGCTGGCACGTGCACTCGCCTTTCAGTGGGTGACAGCTAGCCAATGGACAGAGGAAAACATGGTCACATGGGTGAGCACAATTAATACAGAATTTAACAAATCTACGAATGATAAACAACAAAATCATGTAAAAACTATTAtgggcttttgtgtgtgtgtgtgtgtgtgtgtgtgtgtgtgtgtgtgtgtgtgtgtgtgtgtgtgtgtgtgtgcgtgtgtgtgtgtgtgtgtgtgaattgttatgtgtggcagtgtgtgtgtgtaccctttCTTGATCCatacctgagtgtgtgtgtgtcgtggcaGAGGCAGGTGCGTTCACATTGAAGGCCGTAGGTGCCGTGCCTACACATCCTCTCTCTACACTGGGGTCCACTGAAGCCAGGCTCACACAGACAGCCTCCGTCTATGTTATAGCAGCGAGACCCGTTGGCACAGTCGCACACACCCTTACAGTCCCGCCCGTAACTACCCACCTGACACTCCTCACTGCACCTGTGGAGATACAACACATACATACAAATCAGGACACGCTCCGAAACCAAAGTGGAATAATATATCTCTGGCTTCAGCTGAATCAGAAACTATTCTATTTGTATCCTATTTAATATCCTGTATGAAAGATACATGAACTGTATGATATAAACAACTTCTACCCAACCATGGGCGCAGGTTGAGTATACAGCACATGTATCTGTCTCTACTGCAGCGAgttagataaacacacacacctgttcccaGTGAAGCCTTCAGCACACTGGCAATGGCCTGTCTCAGGGTCGCAGTGGCCCCGGTTGTGACACACACACTCGTGGGCACAGTTAGGACCAAACCTGCCCTCTGTACAGCGCTCTGTACACACCTCACCCTgaggaagacagagaaagagagaaaaagagagaaaaagagaggagagaaagagaaaaagagagagagtgtacatGGTACGATGACATTAAAAGAGGGATCTGATTGATAACCTCAAAAGACAAAGATTTCCATGTTGACCCACTGATGCTGTTTGTCAATGTAGGGATCAGGAAACATACCGTCCACCCAGGGGGGCACGCACAGATTCCCTTCCCCTGGCAGATGCCCCCATTCTGGCATGGGCATCGCAGCGGGCATGGACTCTTTGGGCATGCCTTCTCACAACTGAGGAACATGGAGGAAAGAACTCTGAGTGGCAGCTCAACTCAGATTGTGTAGAGATGGAAATGTAGGGTACAAGTTAACGAGTTCCTATCTTTTTCAATTTAGTAGAATCTCTTTGCGATTCAGTGCATAAACATACAGAGAAAGTTGTTTAAGGACAAAAAAATGACTGCACTTGCAACAAATACTCAACTGTACACAGTAGAATTCATCAATAGCGGTACATTGCCAAACACTTCTACTAGCGCTTATAGTCAAAGGGACTGCCACCAAAAAAAGGCTTCAGAAAAGGTATTCCGTGACCCAGGAAACAAAACTGCAAAGTTTCAACATCATTACATAGATCATTTTATGAGTATGAGGACTGTGTGGTTCAAAACTTGTAAAAGTTGCACGTTGCTTAAATATTATAAATCAAAGATACAATTTCAAAATCATAGCATTTTGGGTAATTTCCTCTAGCAATGAGGTTGGCATGTTACACCTTGGTTACATTTGTTACACACTTTCCGTTGTCCTTGCTTGCAGAAAGCAACTTGTGTACCGGACCGGAGAAATCCCAGAATAATACGAGATAAGAAGCTGTTGAAAGGTGCTAAATAGATTTTTTATCAGATTTCAGAACAGCGCATTATGTAGCTGTCGGGACCTTGAATGTTTTGAGAGCTGTGTTAGCTGGCAAATGTGCTGTCTTTAGTTTGGCTAGAAGGCAAAAGCAATGATGGCCCTTGTAAGCTAAATACAGCTGACAAAACATCTTATACGGGTTCATCTGGATCAGTGAAGGACCGGTAACGTGTTGCTTGAGTTTATTCATAGAAGAACACCAAACGCACAAATAGTTCTGTGCACCAGTGTGTAACAAAAGTAACCAAGGTGAAACATAGCAACGTCAGAACGTTGCTAGGGAACGTTGCTAGGGATATTATCCAAGATGCCCTATGATTTTGATGCTAAAGACGTAACttttattaaaaataacaaattaATATGCAACTTTTACAAGTTTTGAACCACACAGTGTTCATATTCACAAGATGATCTACCTAGTTGCTGACATTTTGCAGTTTTGTTTCCTGGGTCATGGATCAACACATTTTTTGGTGGTTGGCCCTTGGACTATTAGAGTGATGTGCTGATTTCTGACATTGGCAGCTGCCTCATATAAATAGTTTCCACTAATTCCTAGTGGTTCTCTACTCATCCTCAGGGGCATCTAAAACACAGGTTGTAACTTATGACTCATGCTCTAACCTAGTGTTTCAAGAGGGGCTCTTTTCCTGCTTTGGTAGGATGGAATAAGGCCATGGGATATGGTATAACAATTAGTCTACCGCCTCTGCATTTTGTCTTTCCAACCTTAACATTCTATTTACTTTATATTAATACATACTGCTCTAGGCCTATTTGAGAGAGCGTTAGTTCTACAACTCACAATGTCCCAGTGAAATTTTCTCGACACAGGCACTCTCCGGTCACTTTATCGCAGGAACCCCCAGTTCCACACTGGCACTTCTGAAGACAGCCCTTGCCAAAGGTGCCTGGTGGGCAGGGGTCCTCACAGCGGCGTCCAATGTAGCCTGGAGGACACTGGCAGGTACCGGTCACAGGATTGCACAGGCCACCGTTCTCACACTTACACAGCTGACCACAACCTGGACCCCAGTGTTTGTCATCGCAGGCTggaagacacagacacagatgatGACAGACACATAAAAAAGAAACCCCATACAACAAAATATATGTAATCATTTAAATGTATGCATAAACCAGTGGACTAGTGGGCCAGTGTACAATGTTTTCCATCTGATATCTCTGAAAAGGTTTTCCTTATATTAACTTAACCTGATGTAGTTGTATGGTGTTACACTGTATACTATATGTGATGTCATTGCAATGCACATtaacaaaaacaaatccaattcaaTTCCATTTGGACCACTGGTCATGTTTCATCCCAACAACAACAGCACAGGAACCTGAGTAGAAGACAATGGTAAAGATCACTCCCCCAGGGACAATATATCTATATAGTCATGAATTTCCAACAAACCGAGACATAGTCTATGTCCAGCTCTAGCCCTAATAGCTCCAGAATCTTATGTTACAGACTTGTGATTCACGATTGACAGGGCGATTTGCATGGAGCCAACAAGACGGACGAGGTTAAAATTGAGAATTTCACAAGCGGCCTTTCGGGATGGCTCCGGCGGTTATCGCCAACCTGTGATTCGCACAGGGTTTGGATTTCAATCAGAGTTAAGGAGCATCAGGGGGGGATCATTCCTGATTCCACGAGAACCAGGATCCCACAtggacacacactgacccctccaATGTCTCATCAATAATACAGACTGACTGGGGCACAAACCCTATTCAATGGAGAGAAAAAAGATATCCAATACAGGTGATGTAACTGATGCTTTGCACACAAGTGATGATCTCACTAACTATCATGATGACAACCATTCAATGATGGATTGATACTTGTCTCACTGAGCTTATTTGGGAAGGATCAAACAAATCATAGGGTTCTAAATGGATTCTAGTGTGCTTGCTTCAGTCACAACTACTACTGCAGTaaaaactactactacttcttcCACTATGAGAAAAATACTTTTAGACAGCTGAAGCAAGCACACACATTTCCTATCGGAACTGTATCTTTTCCACGTAGTTTATTAATGAGATCTTCCACCCACCTCTCTTTCCTtcagtcacatacagtatgtactgtgtCACAGTTTCAATCAGGACGTCTTTGACAATTAAATGGAGGGGACAGTATGGCCAAATTAGGGTTTGGAGCATAAACTACCACATAGCAGAGAAATGTTTATTACTCTAACTCAGAACAAGACctttttctcttttctttgtTTAAATGAATCAAACGTTTACTCATTCCCTGTGTGGGCATGCGAGAGACGCTGAGAGACTGCAGTTGGAGTGTGTGTCACATTGAGTTATGGGAAGCTCAGCTGGAGCAGCAATAATGTTTGCACAGGCGTTCTCCAGGACGCCAATGGAGATTTAGGACCTGCAGGGTACTAGGCCTTCTACTATCTGCTATCATAGTCCAGGCCTGACAGGCCCAGCCATGAGTGTGGGTGAGTGAAACGTGATGGATTGGACACCTATGCTTTGAAGAGCTGTGCTAGGACCAGCTGGCTGTGCCCAAGCCTCTGCACGTACCAAACTTATAACAGAACCCAGACCTGTTCTCACAGAAATTGTCGATGTGTTTGTTTACATCTGATCAGGGTTCAAAAGTGACAGTTTTTCGATTGATGCGCTCTTTAAAATATGGCAAGTCTCCATTGTACTGTAAATGGAATGCATTAACATATAAGGTGGGACAATTCCTCTCTTTCCCGAAGTGTATTGTCCAAGTGGTGGTGGAGGTCACTTCTGCATCCAACCACAGCATTATCTCCAACATATCTAACTGAACCACGTCCAGTCCTCCCAAAACAATCTCTTATTAaactacatttatttatttatttctctctctttcttcctctctccttctctttgtccacttctctctctctcgcgctctctctggcTGCCTCtgcccccttctcccctctctcttggtctctctctctccctcttcctctattTTTCTCTCAGCTCTCTGTGCTAAACCTCAGCCTTTCTCTCTCGTTTCCCACAGCTAGCTCAACACACAAGAATCTATTCCAGGAAGTGTCAGCTCTCATTCTGCCAGTGGGCTTTATTATAGGACTCAGCAGTATGGGGCCGAGGCCAGCACTCGTTTgcccagagagagaaggagagagagacaaagtgggAGAGGGGTAACATTTTCCATTTCCCCTTCCCATCATCCCCTCTGAAGGCATCATACACCACCAGCTTAAGTTAAGCCCTCCATTCAGCACTGTACTAGTGACCTGGTTGAGTTCAGAAGAACACTGGCATTGATTAACTAGAAGTTTCTGGGTTAATAAAATGTTTCTgggataaataaaatgtaaaacttAAATCCTGTGCTGAGATAAAGCTATTTTACTGAATATGCAaactatacattttttaaatattgattTACATCCCGAGCCCTGGGTCTAAGCATGCAGTATAAGCTTTGGGGATGTTACATACTTGATGTAGCATAAAATGGCAAGTGAAAGGAAGGGGAGGGAGTGGGACATAGTGTCCTCCTGGTCTAATAAACTGTTTTCTGGGCTGTGGCTTACTTCAATGACGCATCACTGTTTACTTGGTCCCTTGCAGTTTCCATTGGAAAGCCCtatgtgtgtttgagtgttaTGTGTGAGGATCAGTTTTTGAGTAATGGTCATCTGTCATTTCctgcagactgtgtgtgtgtgtgtgtgtgtgtgtgtgtgtgtgtgtgtgtgtgtgtgtgtgtgtgtgtgtgtgtgtgtgtgtgtgtgtgtgtgtgtgtgtgtgtgtgtgtgtgtgtcgatgttGATGTAACGCACCACTGGAGCAGTCGTCGCCACGCCAGCCTCCCTCACACTGGCAGCGGTCTGGAGCAACACATCTCCCATGGACACACTCCTTAGTACAGCGGGCTAGTgatgaaaaacacacacaaacacactcttaaGTAGACTAGAAGGTTGGTGGAGAGTATAAAGAacagtataaaaaatatatattatgtaAGCCATGCATGTCAACTCTGCAGAATGTAACCAACTCAGCAACCAAGCACAAAACTGGATGACTTCTAGAAATcaatggcaaaatatgtagaaatgtaattaattgaaatgctacTGATGAAACCAAGTGAATCTTCTAAGTTTGTTTTGATATGCTAAGAAAGAAAAGCCATGGCGTTAAACTTACGGACACATTTGTCTCTGCTCTCGTAGTAGCCAGGGCAACACTGGTACCTCCGGCGGTAGTCCATCTTCACCGCCTGTCTGTATGCTGTCTTATAGGTGATCCTGGCCAACACAAAGTCAAATACAGAATACTTCCTGTTACCCTCTGACCTCATGGACACAACCAGGAAGTAAACATGAAGTGAGTCGGCAGACTGTGTTACCTGTGACGGGTGCATCTGTAGGAGGTGCGTGGCTCAGAGCAAGgttcctctgtcacctggtcataAGGGTGGGCATACGACTCCTTCACTGACGTTGTGAAGCTGGATGAAAGGACAAAATGTACTCAGACATAATAATACATTGACAGAATGGACCCATTATGGTCTAGATTTGAGACAACCTGAAGTTCATATTTTGTGCTACATATTCAATGATAAGTGCAACAATGAACAACAAGTTAGCTACAATGAAACCTGCTGCTACTTCTATTTCTTTCTCACACACTAAACAGTATAAACAAAAAATGTGCTCCCTTCTATTCTGGTACAATGAAATGAGATGAGCTACTCTGACTTACCTCTCCCATAGGCTACACACGTTGGGGTCCCTGGGGTTCAGAGACCAGGACAGGCCAATCAGAACGCTCAGAACCAGCAGGACGCTACAGGTCTGCAGTGACTGCATGGTcctgaggagagaaagggagggaaaagGTTATGTAGGATATTTATAATGTCGATCTATGGGAGCAATAGCAGTGATAACAGGCTACAGATCGAAAGCATGAGGACCAACATTTGAGGAAAGGGTTAGTTATTAAGGATCAGGTTATTAGCAGGAAAGGGAATCAAAtacctatattttttattttctcattAAACAGCAAATCAAATCATACTGGCTTTGATAAACTGACACTTGTCCGTTTTTTGTTTGGCACTGCTTTTAGCCCGCCATCTGAATTACAAAGATATCAAACACTTCACAATGTAAAGAATATGAACATTTATCTGAAACCTTCCCGTAGTTTCACTCCAAGGGGAATCTAATGATATTTTCAGCACCTATAAAGCATGGTAACTATTACCCCTTGTAAAAGAGTTCATTAAACACTAAGCAGAGGTAAAGCAGCGGGCCAGCATTGAGCCGTTTACCCAAACCCTCCCCGTCGTGCTCCCTACTCTCCCCATATGGCAACTTAGAACAGAGGAATCTGAGCAGTGGTGtagagtacttaagtaaaaatactttaaggtACAACTTAAGTCATTTTTTCAGGTATCTGTACtacactatttatatttttgacaacttttacttttacttcactacgttcctaaagacaattatgtactttttactccatacatcttccctgacacccaaaagtacttatattttgaatgcttagaaggacaggaaaattgtccaattcacacactaatcaagatccctggtcatccctactgcctctgatctggcggactcactaaacacaaatgcttagtttgtaaattatgtctgagtgttggagtgtgcccctggctatccgtaaaaatgaaataaaaaacgttgtgccgtctggtttgcttaatataaagaatttgaaatgatagtatatttaagcaattacatttactttcgatacttaagcatattttaaaccaaatacatttagacttttactcaagtagtattttactgggtgactttcactttttctAGAGACATTTTCTGTAaaggaatctttacttttactcaagtatgacaattggatactttttccaccactgaatctgtgagagagcgagaaagagcaagtgagcgagcgagcgagacagaacTGGATTGGGGGGAGGAATGTGACTCCAGCTACCATCCTAGCTATTATCAATCAGAACTGGAGAGAAGACTCCACACTCTTCTGCCATGTCCCCTTCCACACTCACACCATCTGGATCCAATCAAAACGCAGACCCAGGGGAACGCCTAGTGATGGGGACCGGAGAAGGCTCTCAGGGAGGCCTGAGTTACCCCAAAACTCCCATGGACATTTAGGGAAGTTCAGGAACACTATAGCATGGGTCGACTGAAGGGCCAGTCCCCTCATCATGGGAAAGGGACGGTCTTTGGAGGATGGACTCATGTTGACATAAAATTGGTCAATGCTTTTTATTCCCTCTGACAGAGTTAGTGTACTATAGCTTCTCATGTCACCAACAAGCATGAAATAAAGAGCTTGGGGTATTCAACTATTTCTATCATTATTCCAAAGGAGATATTTAgtatttttgttcagtcaagCAAAGAGAGGAACAACAAGCCACTTAAATAAGTCTAGGTCTAGCCCTTCACAAGGTTTACTTCTCCCCCCACAATGTAAGGGTGTGGTTCTTCAACAATGCCACGCTAGGATCCTTTTTAGGGGCTTCAGCCCTAGCATTTTCCTAATCAGAGTGACAAGCATACTGCAGCCACACCACAGCAGTCACACTAAACCTACAGCTGTAGATATGAGTTGATTTGGCACAATTCTCCCTGTAACATAAATCATGTTCATTCACTGATCTGCTGCTTTTGatatatcacccctcacaaccctccTGTCCTCTGTGTCAGGAGATAATACACATTCTGGCACACCCTCTAACGCCTTAAAAAGCTGCACCACAAAAACAGAATTTTATAAGAACAGGCATATGGTTTTTATTAAGAGGAGCAATCGACTTTAGCAGCCACTTCATTGGACTGGAGTAAATATTTTTCATTACCTTTTTTCTTTTTAATTGAGCTTCGTTAGACAAAGTCTTGAAACCGCATGGGAATGCTTAAGTGCTGAGAAAGAGAATGTAGGTTTAATGAGTGCAGACGTGAAGAGGGACAGCTCTGACTGAAAGTAAAGTCAACGCAGTTCACATTACATGTTTGGGTTACCTTTGAATTGAACGGTAGGTCGGTAAGTAGGCTTTTATTTGCTACTCCACCCATACATGTGGGTTGATTATTGATTCCTGCCCAAGCCTTTGCTGCTGAGAGTACACTCTTATAAAATTCAACTTACAGTTTATTAGCTTTATCCTCATCATCTTTTATAAAAATAAAGATTCTTCTTCTGTGTTTCTTCATGTAATCAACATAAGATAAAAACATACACATAtggcaaaatatatttattattattatttattatgttACAAGCGCAGATGGGCACCAGATTTGGCTCTACATATCTATTAGGTCCGGGGTGTAATCTGGACCAGAGGTACATCTCTATGTGCCTTGAATGGTACAGAGGTGGTTCTGGACCTCTAATGCAGCAGCCTGCACTCGAAGGCTTTTGGGTTAGATTCAATGAGCAAAGCAGACCATCTCAATTGGACTTTCATGTGGCCCAATAAAAAAAAGAGACTAGGAATACACAGTacaatgcacgcacacacacacacacacacacacacacacactttctaatACTTTCATCAACAGCTCATTTGTTTTTCTTGTTCTTAAAATGTTCCATGCACAAAATGAGTCCCATACATTCAAACGAGTACAGAGAGACTATTTATAGTATCTGAGTATATTCGCAAATTCATTGGACTCGTCTTGGCTCACAATGTCAAGCGCCACAGAACTAAACAAGTGGCCCACGCGTGTGCAGATCGTACCAACTGGAGAATGTCCTAATGTTTAAAAGGGCCCCACAATGCTCTTTCCAGAACTGCACAGGGACTTCAATGAAAACAAGGCCCAAATGAAAACAGATGTACTCGTGTCACATTAATCTTGCAAAACCGAGACACTCTTATGCATGTTATTACCATTCAATTTCAGTCATGAGTCTTGCAAAAGCCTCAGAAATGAGACTAAGGAAAAGTATTTGATTTGGTTTCACACAGATTGCGTTCACAGTTTTCATTTAATGACAACTCAGGAGGCTACTCACACATATTTACTGAAactcttttattattattattattattattatttcatctTTACCATCATTTGAACCATGAAATATGCATGCAATAGTGATTAATTCACATTTACTGAGCATCCTAAAGCTTCTTGTCTTCCAAGACAATCCAGTCCTGAGTGGGG
Coding sequences within it:
- the LOC115178658 gene encoding platelet endothelial aggregation receptor 1 isoform X2, whose product is MQSLQTCSVLLVLSVLIGLSWSLNPRDPNVCSLWESFTTSVKESYAHPYDQVTEEPCSEPRTSYRCTRHRITYKTAYRQAVKMDYRRRYQCCPGYYESRDKCVPRCTKECVHGRCVAPDRCQCEGGWRGDDCSSACDDKHWGPGCGQLCKCENGGLCNPVTGTCQCPPGYIGRRCEDPCPPGTFGKGCLQKCQCGTGGSCDKVTGECLCRENFTGTFCEKACPKSPCPLRCPCQNGGICQGKGICACPPGWTGEVCTERCTEGRFGPNCAHECVCHNRGHCDPETGHCQCAEGFTGNRCSEECQVGSYGRDCKGVCDCANGSRCYNIDGGCLCEPGFSGPQCRERMCRHGTYGLQCERTCLCHDTHTLSCHPLKGECTCQPGWAGLYCNETCARGYYGHGCLEPCLCVNGGVCDSVSGRCHCAPGYTGVHCESPCKSGTYGKNCSLECSCSNSVDCSPIDGICFCKEGWRGRYCSIPCSKGTWGPGCNATCHCANGALCNPADGSCTCSPGWQGPLCDQPCPMGTFGPGCLKRCDCLNADGCQGASGQCQCLPGWTGARCAQTCPEGTWGRHCNQSCFCQNSATCLPHSGACVCLPGYWGPTCQHMCSAGVYGDQCSITCPSCAHSSSCHHVTGQCVCKPGYTGALCEQACPVGLYGKQCTGVCRCAHNSSCHHQDGSCLCPPGWTGPDCTLQCHHGMFGLNCAQVCSCPPNFYCDPQTGECVCESGPGIDCKKERFVSMMVPVSPGERDSWGAIAGIVVLVMLVVLLLALLLLYRRRQKDKQANTPTVSFSTSRTVNSEYAIPDVPHNYHHYYNHSYHTLTGSRPPLPHVPNNHDRAIKNTNNQLFCDVKNMERERGLFGVESNATLPADWKHHEARKEPGAFSIDRSYSYSASLGKYYNKVTELKDTGVAASSSSLNSENPYATIKDLPGLPFGPPESSYMEMRTAMPHERSYTEISPPPFSTSTLRRERSSLGRVPEQEPHNHYDLPVNSHIPGHYDLPPVRRPPSPVRRRLPQ
- the LOC115178658 gene encoding platelet endothelial aggregation receptor 1 isoform X1 produces the protein MEVWTMQSLQTCSVLLVLSVLIGLSWSLNPRDPNVCSLWESFTTSVKESYAHPYDQVTEEPCSEPRTSYRCTRHRITYKTAYRQAVKMDYRRRYQCCPGYYESRDKCVPRCTKECVHGRCVAPDRCQCEGGWRGDDCSSACDDKHWGPGCGQLCKCENGGLCNPVTGTCQCPPGYIGRRCEDPCPPGTFGKGCLQKCQCGTGGSCDKVTGECLCRENFTGTFCEKACPKSPCPLRCPCQNGGICQGKGICACPPGWTGEVCTERCTEGRFGPNCAHECVCHNRGHCDPETGHCQCAEGFTGNRCSEECQVGSYGRDCKGVCDCANGSRCYNIDGGCLCEPGFSGPQCRERMCRHGTYGLQCERTCLCHDTHTLSCHPLKGECTCQPGWAGLYCNETCARGYYGHGCLEPCLCVNGGVCDSVSGRCHCAPGYTGVHCESPCKSGTYGKNCSLECSCSNSVDCSPIDGICFCKEGWRGRYCSIPCSKGTWGPGCNATCHCANGALCNPADGSCTCSPGWQGPLCDQPCPMGTFGPGCLKRCDCLNADGCQGASGQCQCLPGWTGARCAQTCPEGTWGRHCNQSCFCQNSATCLPHSGACVCLPGYWGPTCQHMCSAGVYGDQCSITCPSCAHSSSCHHVTGQCVCKPGYTGALCEQACPVGLYGKQCTGVCRCAHNSSCHHQDGSCLCPPGWTGPDCTLQCHHGMFGLNCAQVCSCPPNFYCDPQTGECVCESGPGIDCKKERFVSMMVPVSPGERDSWGAIAGIVVLVMLVVLLLALLLLYRRRQKDKQANTPTVSFSTSRTVNSEYAIPDVPHNYHHYYNHSYHTLTGSRPPLPHVPNNHDRAIKNTNNQLFCDVKNMERERGLFGVESNATLPADWKHHEARKEPGAFSIDRSYSYSASLGKYYNKVTELKDTGVAASSSSLNSENPYATIKDLPGLPFGPPESSYMEMRTAMPHERSYTEISPPPFSTSTLRRERSSLGRVPEQEPHNHYDLPVNSHIPGHYDLPPVRRPPSPVRRRLPQ
- the LOC115178658 gene encoding platelet endothelial aggregation receptor 1 isoform X3, whose amino-acid sequence is MEVWTMQSLQTCSVLLVLSVLIGLSWSLNPRDPNVCSLWESFTTSVKESYAHPYDQVTEEPCSEPRTSYRCTRHRITYKTAYRQAVKMDYRRRYQCCPGYYESRDKCVPRCTKECVHGRCVAPDRCQCEGGWRGDDCSSACDDKHWGPGCGQLCKCENGGLCNPVTGTCQCPPGYIGRRCEDPCPPGTFGKGCLQKCQCGTGGSCDKVTGECLCRENFTGTFCEKACPKSPCPLRCPCQNGGICQGKGICACPPGWTGEVCTERCTEGRFGPNCAHECVCHNRGHCDPETGHCQCAEGFTGNRCSEECQVGSYGRDCKGVCDCANGSRCYNIDGGCLCEPGFSGPQCRERMCRHGTYGLQCERTCLCHDTHTLSCHPLKGECTCQPGWAGLYCNETCARGYYGHGCLEPCLCVNGGVCDSVSGRCHCAPGYTGVHCESPCKSGTYGKNCSLECSCSNSVDCSPIDGICFCKEGWRGRYCSIPCSKGTWGPGCNATCHCANGALCNPADGSCTCSPGWQGPLCDQPCPMGTFGPGCLKRCDCLNADGCQGASGQCQCLPGWTGARCAQTCPEGTWGRHCNQSCFCQNSATCLPHSGACVCLPGYWGPTCQHMCSAGVYGDQCSITCPSCAHSSSCHHVTGQCVCKPGYTGALCEQACPVGLYGKQCTGVCRCAHNSSCHHQDGSCLCPPGWTGPDCTLQCHHGMFGLNCAQVCSCPPNFYCDPQTGECVCESGPGIDCKKERFVSMMVPVSPGERDSWGAIAGIVVLVMLVVLLLALLLLYRRRQKDKQANTPTVSFSTSRTVNSEYAIPDVPHNYHHYYNHSYHTLTGSRPPLPHVPNNHDRAIKNTNNQLFCDVKNMERERGLFGVESNATLPADWKHHEARKEPVTELKDTGVAASSSSLNSENPYATIKDLPGLPFGPPESSYMEMRTAMPHERSYTEISPPPFSTSTLRRERSSLGRVPEQEPHNHYDLPVNSHIPGHYDLPPVRRPPSPVRRRLPQ